The nucleotide window GTGCTCGCTGGTGGCCAAGGCGTTCCACCGCCGAGACCTCAGGTCCAAGGACCGGATCAAGCGCCGGGTCGGGTCCATAACCGCTGGCCATTACCTGCGAGGGGTGCAGTAGGAGGCTAACTGTAGCCGCAGCCCTGATGCCCCGGGCATAGGTTAAGGAGCGAAGTGATGCTCGAAATCGGAGGTGGACCTGGAGGCGATGCCCTATCCCGGAAAGCTCATCGCCCGGCAGGTGACCGGCGGGGGATGGGCGGTTTCTACGAGGCCATCATGGCCATGATGATTGTCACCTCGGGAATCGTCCTCCTCACTTGCTCCTTCACTTTCCTTGCCGTCGACGGGCGAGAGGAAGACGCCCTCGACGGCACCTGCCAGGACGTTCTTGCTTCGATTCTAAGCAACCGTACTCTGGCTACCAACGACCACATGCTGGACCATCGCAAGCTGGAGCGTGCCGATTGGTCGTCGCTCCGGGGAGCATGGGATGGAGGCCTCGCCGTAATGCTCACCCTTCCCGACGGATCCACCACGACGCTTTTCCGTGACGATGCTCCCCTCACTGGAGAACGGAGCGCACGGAGCGAGCCGATCAACCTCGTGGAGCGAGGCGGCGAGGTCGGGGCTGGTCTGCTGACGGTGTGGGTGTGGCGATGAGGAGAGACCGCCGCGCCCTGGCCGGGCTGTTCGATGCCCTCATCTTCCTAGCCATCGCCTCCCTGGTCTCCGTTTCCCTGCTCTCCGCCATTGGTGTGTCTCACGACGATGGCCGTAGGGACCATAGGGTCGACGCCGTGCACACCGCCCTCTTGAGGTCCACGGTCGACGACTCCATGGGGAACCCATGTTCGGTGCAGGACCTCTTCAAGCTCGAGGTCGTGGGGCCGAAAGACCACGAGGAAGAGATTTCGTCCGTCCTGGAGCTATTACTGATAGGGAAGGAGTGGCGCTGGTCGGTGATTTACGGCGAGCGGTCCTGGTCGTACGGGACCGACACGGTGCCCGATGATACCGTGCGCTGCTCTGTCGTCCGGGCGCCGTTCAACGGCTCCTTCATCGAATACCGGCTCGAGGTGTGGAATCACTCATGAAGGCGTCCTTTGCGCTCCTCGATGATCTGACGGGCCTCCCGGTTGGTGCGACCGAGGTCAAGGTAGGAGAACACGAAAGACACGACGATCAATCCGAACACCAGGCCGATGTACGGCGTCCCGTCCATTCCAGAGATGAATGAGGCGAAGCCGGCATTATAGTCGCGGTGCGCCAGCAGCAGGAGGATGAGCGCCAGCGCCATGCCGCTGGTCAGGTACATAGCCCTGCCATAGACGGACCGGTGAACCTTGATGGTGATGGCCTCGTCCCGACACGCCTCGCACCGATCATCCATCATCAGCGTCCTCGGCCGTGCAATATCGCACTTCGGACAGTACTTATATCTCATCGTCACGCCCCGAACTTCTCCGACCGATCCACTTTGTCCACCAGTATCGGTAGGAGATCCACTCCTCTAATGCGCCCCAGGCCCCCAGATGCACAGGACACTTCGTCGTAGCTCTGGACGCCGTCCCTGACCGACGTCTCGGAGCATATGGTCAGCGGGACAGGGTCCCCGGAATGGTCCATCCTGCCCACCGGGGTGCAGTGGTCGGCGCACAGGGCGATGGCCGTGCCCTCCGGCAATCCATCGCGCAGCACCCCAGCCATATCGTCCAGGCGCTCGATGACCTCAACCTTGGCCATGACATCGCCGTCATGGGAGACGATGTCCGGAGCCTTGACGTTAATCAGTACGAAGTCCTTGCGCTCGAGCTCCCGGAGCGCGGTCCTGGCCTTGGACACCATGTTGGTATCCAGTCCGCCAGTGGCGCCTGGCGCGTCGACCACCTCAAGGCCGCAGACCCGGGCGATGCCCTTGATTAGGGTCACTCCAGCCACACAGGATGCGGTCATGCCATACTTCCTCTCGAACGGCTCGATGTGGGGGAAGACGCCGCCCCCTCTGGGCAGCAGGGCGTTGGCCGGGGGGAGTCCTTCCTCCCGCCTCCTCGCGTTCACCGGATGGTCGTCCAGAATCTCGTAAGTCCTGCGGACGAAGGCGTTGACCGCATCCGCCGTCCGTTCCGCTCCGGGAACCAGCGGGCGGGACAGCTGGACCCTGGCGACGGCGTGGGGGTCGGCATCGGTGACCCGTGGGTCCAAATCATCGCCCTGAAACAACAGGACGGCCCGGTGTTCGGTTCCCTCCCTGACCAGGACCTTAATGCCGTCAACCTCCACACCCTCGAGGGCCTTGACCAGCTCGACAGTGTCTGGTTCCCTTACCCGACCGGCCCGTCGGTCCAGGACGTCCATGCTGGCATCGACGGTGGCAAAGTTGCACCGGAACGCGACATCCCCCTCCCTGCCCACGAGCCCGACCCCGGCCGCCTCGAACGGTCCCCGGCCAGTGTACACCTGGCGCGGATCGTAACCCAACAGGGCGAGGTGGGAGGTATCCGAGCCTGGCCTGATGCCCGGCCCGATGACATCCATGCATCCCGAGGTGCCGTTCTGGGCGAACCAGTCCAGGTTGGGCTTGGAGGCCGCCTGGAGCGGCGTGCGGTGACCCAGCTCCTTGACCGCCCGGTCCCCCAGACCGTCCATTACTAAGATAATGATCTTTCCGGCGGTATCCATCCGATCGATCGCGTTATGGACAAAGAATATAAAAAAGGCGTTTGGCCCGCCGTTCAGGCCGTGGACCGGGACCAGATCCCTTCAGGCAGGGAATCGTAGAGCCCCATCTCCATCTCCTCGGCCTCGATCGTGGGAGCGGCGTACTTCTCAATCTTCTCTACGTTCAGTCCCCAGTAGAACACCCGCCAGGTCCGGCCGTTAGGCAGAACAACCTCTTCCCAGTGGGTGGTCAGGAGCTGTACGTCCTGCAGGAAATAGAACATTCTCCGGTCATCCTGATCGAGGGCGTTATCGATGATCTCGTCGCCAAACCCGAAATAGTTCAGCACCCTGATCGAGATATCATCGGCCACATCCTCGGTGACCTCCATCTTGTTCTTTACAGCCTTGGCCAAGGTTTCGTACGTTACGATGTCTCTTATGTTACTCATCCCTTCTCTCCTCATAGGTATCTGTATGCACTACTATATAAAGATGATGAATCATTCATCCAATGTGGCTGTCGATTCCTGTCTGGCTGAAAAATGAGAATAAAAATGATCGGGTGGAGGGTTTCAGATGATTATGTCGCCGTCCTTGAGGATCTGCGTATCGTCGACCCATATCGAAGGAAGCTTGACCAGGCAGTCCTGGTGAATCATCGCCGGGCCGTCGTTATCGTAGTTGAACCCAATGGCGAAGTGGCATGTCTTGCCCACCTTCTCGTCCTCTAGCATATTGTTGACCATCTTGGCCCTGTAGTTGAGCCCGATCCCCAGCTCGCCAATGTTGCGGGCATTGCGTTCCTCCGCGACCATGCCGTTCTCTCTAGCCCGACGCTCCCCACTCCTAATGACCTCCAGCAGGGCCTCTGCGTCCCGCCCCCCGCTGACCTTCTTGATGAACCCGTTCTCAAAGTCCAACCGGACGGGCTCCTCTGGCTGCACGCAGTGGGGTATGAGGTCCAGGGTGCCGTCATAGACGATGGTCCCCTTGGTCGAGCCGACAACCGGAGAAATGTATACTTCCCCGCATGGCACGTTGCCGCCGCTCCCCGGAGTGCGGAAGTCCCCATCATCGGCATAGGCCAACCGGTCCTCGATGGATATGGTGACGTCGGTGCCTGCCGGCGAGGTCACGTGCACCCTCCTACCGCCGTCGATGACCCTCTTGAGCTTGGCGGCGTTGGCCCGCATTTCCTGGTAGTCCACCACCACGCAGCGCTCGAAGGTATCTCTGGTCAAAGAGGGGGACCAGAACGAGCGGATCCTGCGCTCACCCATCATATAGTATTGGATGTGGTCGTACTTCTTGCCGTTATGCCCGATGTAGCCGATCTTCTGACCGAATGGGTCCTTGCCGGTCTTGTAGAACGGAACGGAGATGAAGATGTCAGGGTTCTCCCTGATCGCCGCCAGCACCGTATGCTCGGCGAACTGCAGGATGGTCTTCGGCTCCTGGACGATCATCACTGGCTTGCCGCCGAGGGCCTTGGTCTGATCGAACAGCGCCCGGGATATGTCGAAGGCGTCCCCCTCGAAATTGGTCGCAATCACCACTTCCTCGCCGGGCCGGAGCCCGAGAACGTCGCGCATGGCCACCAGGGCCGCTTCTTCAAGCTTGGACATTAACACCCTCCGCGTCTGCTGTGCAGATTGGCACTAAGCTCGTGCGTATAAGACACTTGCATGGAGAGGTCAAGATATGAATGTAATGGAGCCTGCCACCATAGGGCCGAAAACACTGGATGGAAAAAGAGGGAAGTAGTTTCTGAGTTCAGGTTCTATTGCTTAGAACCTTCTCTCGCTGCGTGCCGGCTTATGCTTCTGGTAGCATTCCCTGCAGTACACCGGCCTTCCCTCAGTCGGCTTGAATGGGACCTGGGTCTCTGCTCCACAGTCGGAGCACTTGGCTGGATGCATCTCACGGGGCTCGTCGCGCCTATAACCGCCTCTTCTGTCGTTCATACTATTACCTGTTGCTACTTTCCACATGTGGTTCAGACATGTGTATGTCTCTCCAATTCATAATCTGGTATAAAATAACACCTATTGCACCCATCGTTAAACGAAATTAACGTCGTTCAACCCAGTAACTCGCTGTTTCTGAGCGACTATGGCTCGGACCTCGTAGCCAGTATCATCTTAGACAAGGTTTATATGCGAAACTGCTCATCCATCCCCCCCATGAACAAGAACGTTCTGTTGGTCCTCGTCATCATTCTCACCCCTATCGTCATAATGGGCGTTCTGGCAGTAGGTGGAGCGGAGAAGTTCGAGGAGAAGAAGCAGGCGGCCGAGCAAGAGGAAAGCGGCACTAATAACACCGAGGCGGCGACCATCCTGCTCCCCGTGGAGGGTGCAATCTCCACCTTCCCGTCATACTCCCTGTCCCCTCTGGCATATCAGGGGTTAGCGGTCAGGGCAACATAAACCCCTTCGTTGTTCTTTCTCCTGGCTCTTGATCATATGGACTCTTCATTTATCGAGAGCGAAAGATGCCGTACTTAGGTTGGAACGATTTTGCTGGGCGGCCTTGAGGTGATCGCGAAATCTCAAGGCGCCTAGCGATCTCAGTCGCTGGGCCGGGAGGCCTTGCCCTCTGAGGTCATGACTATCCTCACCCGTTTGCCTGGCGGAACCTCGATGACGACCTCGTCCCTAATACTCCGCTCAGAGACCTCCTTCTCCTTCCTCACGCTCTTGTTCATCTTGAGCATCTTTTCGCTCGGCTCATCGAGCAACACTATGTTCATCCGCCGGACCTCATCCGATGCCGCCAATATCAGCTCGCCCACTGTATCACCCTTGATCCACTGGAAATCCAGGACGGGTCCTGTTTACGGGACGACGACTGCCGCTGCGGTCGCCGGTCCGTGAGCCCATCTCTTCGTTAACCATCCCTAACGCGCACCTTAGGATATCGTTTTCTATCGCCCCCTAACTTCGGGGACGCTCCTTCAGGGCATCGACAGCCATTAAGCATTTCTTCAGAAAAGGGAGCCGAGCTATGGGATGAGGTCATGGAATGGCTCGATCCTGCGATTATGGCCTGTCAGCATGATCCTTCGTCTTATCATAAAAAACGAATGTCGTATGTGGCTTCTGGAAAAATTGGAATACATCAATTAAGGAATAAAACCTACATAATTCAGTTAGGAATGATTATAAATGTTTGTTTCAAATTATCTTGATTGATACAATGACTGCAAACATACCAACAGGAGCCTCAAAACCGGGCGTACCGAAGATGTTCATCGCCGCGATCGTCGTGATCGTCGTTGCGGTGGCAGCGGCTGGGGCCTTCGTCCTGATGAACGACTCAGGAGCTTCGGACCAGAACAACAATGCCAGCAACTCGAACAGCAACGATAACAACAATGGAACGAAGGATAACACCAGCAGCAACGCTTACTCTTACTCTCCGAAAGATGGAGATTTCATGGAGTTCAAGACGACCACTGTATCTTCGGCCATGTCGTTCGATATGACCATGAGATGGGCCGTCTCCAACGTCACCTCCACAGGTTATGACATCACCCTCAACCACACAAATACCTTATTCGGATACAGCTACAGCAACACGATCCACGCCAATCTGACCGATGATGTGGGCTCAGGAGCGGTGGACGAAAACTACACAAAGGGCACACTAGTTGGGACCGAGACCCTATCCACTTCTTTCGGGACCAAGCAGGTCGAGCACTGGCGTCTACAGGAGACCGATGGCTCGAAGACCACGGTGACCGATTATTACATCGGTAAGGATACCAAGATGACCTATAAGATGGTGGTCACCGAGACTGACTCCAGCGACTCGAATGGCAACGCGACGATCACGACCGTGCTCACGGACACCAACATAGTCTCCCTGACGGCCCGTAATTAAGTCCCATTCCCAAACCTCTTTTCTTTTTTCGATGTAGACTTCCCCAACTTCACATCAGGTAGGGTTAATTCCCCAGCTTATCAAGAGTTATCTGATCAAGCCAATACGGCAGCTCATGGGAGAGATCACATACTCTCTCACTCCGGATCATTGACCCAAATCCGAGAAGCGAAGAAGCCTCACTTCTGAAATTACGAGCAACGAGGAGAGAGAAGCATCCTGCCAAGGCGGCCTCCATTAGCTGTGCTGGATCCCATGGCTATCCCATTTGTTATTTATTTTTATTCTCAAGAAGGAATTGTTAAACAGATTCCTTTATCTTATATTTAAAAATCACAAAAGTAAATCAAATGTAACATTTTACAAATACAGAAAGGTGTTTATATGGGCTTCAAGGCAACTAAGATCGGAGGGGTGAGCGTGCTCACCATCCTCGGTGTGGTATGTTTGGGATCGTTTTTGATCGCTGCGTTCACTTGGTCAAGCCAGGTCACTGCATCGAAGGGGCCACAAGAGGTATCACTGGCTAGCCCGAGCAACAATGAGTGGGATGATGCCAGCTTCTTTCAGGCAAACGTCGCCTATGACATAACAACAACAGCAACGTACAATTTCCACAGTGGGACCCAGATAACTTACT belongs to Methanomassiliicoccus sp. and includes:
- a CDS encoding CxxC-x17-CxxC domain-containing protein, translating into MWKVATGNSMNDRRGGYRRDEPREMHPAKCSDCGAETQVPFKPTEGRPVYCRECYQKHKPARSERRF
- a CDS encoding aminopeptidase, whose protein sequence is MSKLEEAALVAMRDVLGLRPGEEVVIATNFEGDAFDISRALFDQTKALGGKPVMIVQEPKTILQFAEHTVLAAIRENPDIFISVPFYKTGKDPFGQKIGYIGHNGKKYDHIQYYMMGERRIRSFWSPSLTRDTFERCVVVDYQEMRANAAKLKRVIDGGRRVHVTSPAGTDVTISIEDRLAYADDGDFRTPGSGGNVPCGEVYISPVVGSTKGTIVYDGTLDLIPHCVQPEEPVRLDFENGFIKKVSGGRDAEALLEVIRSGERRARENGMVAEERNARNIGELGIGLNYRAKMVNNMLEDEKVGKTCHFAIGFNYDNDGPAMIHQDCLVKLPSIWVDDTQILKDGDIII
- a CDS encoding DUF6015 family protein, which codes for MSNIRDIVTYETLAKAVKNKMEVTEDVADDISIRVLNYFGFGDEIIDNALDQDDRRMFYFLQDVQLLTTHWEEVVLPNGRTWRVFYWGLNVEKIEKYAAPTIEAEEMEMGLYDSLPEGIWSRSTA
- a CDS encoding 2,3-bisphosphoglycerate-independent phosphoglycerate mutase; its protein translation is MDTAGKIIILVMDGLGDRAVKELGHRTPLQAASKPNLDWFAQNGTSGCMDVIGPGIRPGSDTSHLALLGYDPRQVYTGRGPFEAAGVGLVGREGDVAFRCNFATVDASMDVLDRRAGRVREPDTVELVKALEGVEVDGIKVLVREGTEHRAVLLFQGDDLDPRVTDADPHAVARVQLSRPLVPGAERTADAVNAFVRRTYEILDDHPVNARRREEGLPPANALLPRGGGVFPHIEPFERKYGMTASCVAGVTLIKGIARVCGLEVVDAPGATGGLDTNMVSKARTALRELERKDFVLINVKAPDIVSHDGDVMAKVEVIERLDDMAGVLRDGLPEGTAIALCADHCTPVGRMDHSGDPVPLTICSETSVRDGVQSYDEVSCASGGLGRIRGVDLLPILVDKVDRSEKFGA